Proteins co-encoded in one Nicotiana sylvestris chromosome 7, ASM39365v2, whole genome shotgun sequence genomic window:
- the LOC138872499 gene encoding uncharacterized protein, with amino-acid sequence MAVADFVVLFENMTGGNNELWERLTKLEALVGNIPDGEEIQTLMTRLANLEAELVRIPEPKAFSGARSARELENFLCDMEQYFHVIRVQDEMEKVTLTSMYLSEDAKLWWCTRVAEDESLGRPKIESWERLKKELKDQFLPSNTSWIARDKLKKLKHTGSVRAYVKEFTSLMLSISNMSEEDKLHNFMSGLQQWAQLELRRQNIQSLASAVAAADALGDFHLSDETSTSKSNDGKKDKAKEWKKSENGNAHEDKGKGKQEAGTSRSKEKGSKFSGCFLCDGPHRARDCPNKAVLNAMTAAEKRAALEALDSDKQAVGVNAIVAEEKRGQGALIVNPLGLLH; translated from the exons ATGGCAGTGGCAGATTTCGTGGTCTTGTTCGAGAACATGACTGGTGGTAACAATGAACTGTGGGAAAGGCTAACGAAACTGGAAGCATTGGTGGGAAATATTCCTGATGGTGAAGAAATTCAGACCCTTATGACAAGGCTTGCCAACCTTGAGGCAGAATTG GTGAGAATTCCTGAACCTAAGGCATTTAGTGGTGCAAGGAGTGCACGCGAGTTGGAGAATTTTCTTTGTGATATGGAGCAGTACTTTCATGTTATTCGTGTGCAAGACGAGATGGAGAAAGTAACCTTGACTAGCATGTATTTGAGTGAAGATGCTAAGTTATGGTGGTGCACTCGTGTGGCTGAAGATGAAAGTTTGGGTAGACCAAAGATTGAGTCGTGGGAGCGTCTTaaaaaggaattgaaggatcagttCCTTCCTAGTAATACATCTTGGATTGCTAGGGACAAACTGAAAAAGTTGAAACACACCGGATCAGTTAGAGCATATGTGAAAGAGTTCACATCTTTGATGCTGAGCATCAGCAACATGTCGGAAGAAGACAAGTTGCACAACTTCATGAGCGGGCTGCAACAGTGGGCACAACTCGAGTTGCGAAGGCAGAATATTCAAAGCCTTGCAAGTGCTGTGGCTGCGGCTGATGCATTGGGCGATTTTCACTTGAGTGATGAGACTTCTACTTCAAAGTCCAACGACGGAAAGAAGGACAAGGCAAAGGAGTGGAAGAAAAGTGAAAATGGCAATGCACATGAAGACAAGGGGAAGGGAAAGCAGGAAGCTGGAACTTCAAGGAGCAAGGAGAAGGGCAGCAAATTCAGTGGTTGTTTCCTTTGTGATGGACCACATCGAGCGAGGGACTGTCCGAACAAGGCAGTGTTAAATGCCATGACTGCCGCGGAGAAGAGAGCTGCATTGGAGGCGCTAGACAGTGACAAACAAGCTGTTGGTGTCAATGCAATTGTAGCTGAAGAGAAACGAGGTCAAGGTGCGTTGATTGTCAACCCCTTGGGACTCTTACATTGA